In Helianthus annuus cultivar XRQ/B chromosome 9, HanXRQr2.0-SUNRISE, whole genome shotgun sequence, the following are encoded in one genomic region:
- the LOC110875101 gene encoding uncharacterized protein LOC110875101, whose translation MGDQGSGEEWRKMADTHKMSPEEVKKLGVESSKRPPGHNPGGVLHQRRSLPFNATTMTVVGFLMAAGIGYAVLYTKKKPEATALDVAKVATGVADASNTHPRGGGGTTPPEDTSPRK comes from the coding sequence ATGGGAGATCAAGGATCAGGAGAAGAGTGGAGAAAGATGGCAGACACCCACAAAATGAGTCCGGAAGAAGTCAAAAAACTAGGGGTGGAGTCATCCAAGAGACCCCCTGGCCACAACCCTGGTGGCGTCCTACACCAACGCCGTAGTTTGCCGTTCAACGCCACCACCATGACCGTTGTCGGCTTCCTTATGGCTGCCGGCATCGGTTACGCGGTTTTGTACACCAAGAAAAAGCCGGAGGCCACCGCACTTGATGTTGCCAAAGTTGCTACAGGAGTCGCGGACGCGTCTAACACGCATCCGCGAGGCGGTGGTGGAACTACGCCACCGGAAGATACTAGTCCGCGGAAGTAA
- the LOC110876940 gene encoding uncharacterized protein LOC110876940, with the protein MNFLSLNVRGLGGDVKARWIQDIKVKYGINFIALQESKCVLGSSMGLRSIWGGNSFGAEWVDSSGLSGGIICLWDPGILDCVDVVKDKNYLIIKGRLKGSGKKINIANVYGPQDYQNKKSLWERLSLEMAGSEGLWCLLGDFNEVRYPEEKRNASFSHRCASLFNDFIFNGGLLEYSMKDRSFTWQSSNGNKLSKIDRVLVCSEFFGLWPDACLRALPKRFSDHCPLILVSKESNFGPKPFRIFDSWIGREGFDEAVRSAASSFVFDGPADLHLLYKFEAIRNSVKKWRNLMIKKEGEKEALVREELEEL; encoded by the coding sequence ATGAATTTTTTATCGCTTAATGTTAGAGGTCTGGGGGGAGATGTTAAGGCCAGATGGATTCAAGATATCAAAGTCAAGTATGGGATTAATTTTATTGCTCTGCAAGAGTCTAAATGTGTGTTGGGCTCTAGTATGGGGTTGAGGAGTATTTGGGGAGGTAATAGCTTTGGTGCGGAGTGGGTGGACTCGTCGGGGCTGTCGGGTGGTATTATATGTTTATGGGATCCCGGAATACTGGATTGTGTTGATGTGGTCAAGGACAAGAATTATCTTATTATAAAAGGCAGGTTGAAAGGTAGTGGAAAAAAGATTAATATTGCCAATGTTTACGGGCCTCAGGATTATCAGAATAAGAAGTCGCTTTGGGAGAGGTTGAGTCTGGAAATGGCTGGTTCGGAGGGGCTATGGTGTCTATTAGGTGATTTTAATGAGGTGAGGTATCCGGAGGAGAAACGGAATGCTAGCTTCAGTCATCGATGCGCTTCGTTATTCAATGACTTCATTTTTAATGGTGGTCTTCTGGAATATAGTATGAAGGACAGGAGCTTTACTTGGCAGTCGAGTAATGGTAACAAATTAAGTAAGATTGACCGGGTGTTAGTATGTTCGGAGTTTTTTGGGTTGTGGCCGGACGCGTGTCTGAGGGCTTTGCCTAAACGGTTCTCGGATCATTGTCCTCTTATTTTGGTCTCGAAGGAGTCGAATTTTGGGCCTAAGCCCTTTAGAATCTTTGATTCGTGGATAGGTCGGGAAGGTTTCGATGAAGCGGTGAGGTCTGCGGCTAGTTCGTTTGTTTTTGATGGTCCTGCGGACTTACATCTTCTGTATAAGTTCGAGGCCATTAGGAATAGTGTCAAAAAATGGAGGAATTTGATGATTAAAAAAGAAGGGGAGAAGGAGGCGTTAGTGAGAGAAGAGTTAGAGGAACTGTAA